CATGTGATACCTAATTTAGTGAGATTTTCAATGAATGCATTAGCTAATACCTCTCCAGTGGTAGACTCGCATTGGGAAAACCCGAGGAACTCCTCGTGTATCTCGTCACTCTCTGAATCTACAAAGCGCACACATAGGGCCATCTGCTCCATAGTGGCAGCGTCCGTTGCCTCATCCGCCATGAAACCAAATACGCCAGCGTCGTTACACCTCGCAACGATATCGCCACTTATAAGTTGGCCACAAATACCTATCAGATCATTCTGAATCTTGGGCGATGTATACCGGGTTCTAGGGTCACCATTTACCAAATGATCATTGAGAAGCTTAAATGTTTTGCCTGGAAATGCAACAGCGCTTGGAAATTGCTTGATGACTCATCATGACCCCTTAGCGCAATGTTTTGCTGACCACaaagaataattgtttaaacaatagaCACTAAAATCTGACGATTCTTTTCAACCATGGCGTTCAATTGAGATGATATTGTGCACTCAATGTCTTTTTTCTGCCCTTTCAACACGGCCAAGTAGTTCTCCGCAGCAATTAATTGGTCAATATGACATTGGGATTTGCTATGTCTTTCTacaatctttgaaaaattaCACCAGTCTGTAAAAGGTTCCCTAGTGAAAGCTTTACTACGGGCCACCTGGTCACCGAAAAGGAAGCACGGCGCGCAAAAAACGCCATCTTTGCTCATAGAATACCTCAGCCATTAATGGGTCCTGAACCAGACATTTTGAGCCTTCCGAAGTTTTCCTCCGCTGAATctgtaaataagataaaattataatgtatttgcACTTACATTATTTGTCttgaaatttttaaaaataaacctaaAAATTATAGTTTATCGTATAattttgacagtattaaaaGCTTTTGCTTTACCATGTTATGACGACGTTTCAAAAGTATTTGCTACTCTGCGGTTAATAATCATACAATGTTGCCTGATTTTTACAAAATCGTATACCAAACTGTActgcatgttgttttttttaaactaatgctTGTGTACAATCCCCTGGCATGGGAAAAATTgttcataacaaaacataaaatacgcGGTACAGAAGgcaataaatgaatgatatatcGGTGCCTAACTTGAGTTGCTTAATATACATATCCGAcgtaaacaaatatgaaatagttGTACATCGAGGTACAGTGTCGagctattatttaaaacataatacctTGAGGGGAAAGAGCAACAATGTGCCTCGTCCCATGAAGTGGACAATAGCTCAAACTTCTGGGCATCAGTCAAAGGCTGAATAATGCTAGCAAAAACATCTTGATACGGCGGATTAACACACGAGAATGCCATTTTGAAATTGCTGATTACTAGGAATAACCTCGGTGTACTTATATAGATGACGTCACAAGCGTGACATCATTGActataaagttaaaatttaaaaaaaccgGACACGTTTTGTTATCACTCTTCCGAAAACTGACTTCGAAGTCATAAATTCGAAAACAGAGTTCTGACAAACCACAGAGTCAGTATTTATGTGCCTATACCCCCTCAGCCTCTGGTTTTTATGCCTGTTTTCGAAGTTTAAGcctttctcattttttaaaatCGGAATCGAATTGTACGCACGGGCGTACAGGAGTACGCCTAGTTACGTCCCTGCTCGCCCGGCCTGGTAACATGTCGGAGGTTTTTTTTATCAGGGATGGTCAAAGTAATCGATTGCATCGGGCTATACAGccatgtacttttatttattgatgaaaaataatttaaataacccATTTAGTGGTAAATTAAAAGTTGAATGATATCTGGCGTCATGTTAATTCTCTATTGATTCTTTGTTCGAATACCAAACAGAGACGATTATCGTCTTTAGCGACAAAAGAACTACCGTTCATTAATTGCCGCCatggcttaaagctgcactctcacagatttaccggcttaaaccgttactaacgatttaagaaaaatgcataaaacatcaattttgggtcgaaaatatgtaaagctgcgatctgatcttttgtcagcagtcttttattattgatttgcagatatttacgcaaaaattgctcgttttaagacaaaaaataaaaaagttgtcaaaaggttcaatctgtgagagtgcagctttaagtacgTAGACATCACTCAAGTTCTTCAAAAGAACTATCACGAGGAAGTAAATATGTACTAAAGTGCACGATATGtactaaattattaatttcaaacagCAACCACTATCACAACACCTCCAACGGACGATCCCTGCCTTCCCGCCAACCACCGGAATATAACAAACCTCGGTATGCGGTACGCACACAACACGGAGTGTAGCAAGCACGCCATCAGCGACTTCCGGTTGCACGAAACCTGGTATTACACGGGCCATGATCCCATTCTAACGTCACCACCTGACCAGCTTTGTGCCTGTGGTACCAGTTTGCCTATTTGGATGAACGGTATTACCAATggtgtaaatatattgttgCATTTTAATTATTCGTGCCTTCTGGTGCCAAACACCTGGTGCTATCCCGGCACTGGTCGCATTTTGCTGTCACCACCTGACCGGTTGTTTGTCTCCCAATTTAGATGAACGCTAGTGTGTGCTATAAGTGAGCCGATCAATCAGTATCATGATGGCCTTGGAGAAAGTTGTTTTACATCGGATATCTGTATGTTCAAGTTTTCGTGTATTCGTAGACTTACTTTATAGGTAATCTGTTAAATGTgtctttaatataattaaaaaaaaatcaaaactaatcagtaaatgttcaaatatgaaTTTGAGTTTATACctcttaaacataaacccctgTTCAGGATAATCAAGaaacttctttttaaatttcttaacTGAGCTCtaccatataaaatatttacagaagTAGCGTTAGAAAATATAACACACGTATTTCTACAGGCACGCTGCCGCAACCCTCAGATGGAATTGTGTCCCGCGAGGCGTGTCAGAAATAcgcagggtcatgtgacctacGACTCCATATCGAGGTGAAGAACTGTGGGGATTTCTACGTGTATAAACTTCCGCCTACCCGGGAAGACAACACGGCTTATTGCTTCGGCGTATACCCGCCGGGATATACAGAACCACGtaaataaaattgcattcttttaattgattgattaacTTTTAGTTCGCATATGTTTAaggaaacacacacacaccgtGATAATTTCAGTTATGGCTATATTTTCGCTGGCTTTGTTGTGCAACAACTCTTACGTTTGCCATTATTTGAAAACTGTGAACAATAATAAGATTAAACTTGCTTCTTAAATTCAATCTGGCAATTGGTACATCCATACAACTTAATCTAAGGTATTTCGTGGGTCATGTCCATTGACAAAACAGTTAAACAGTTGAGCGTTGTTATCCGCACTTTGGATTCTTATGTTTGTATATGTcatttattccatttatttataaaacgtGGTTTTCAATAAGAAAACTAAAtcgtattgttattgttatttgtgCTAATGGAAAATATGTACCTTATTCGAACAGCAACAACTATCACAACGCCTTTTTCCGACGACCCCTGTATTTCCATCAACCACCGAAATATAACCAACCTCGGGCTGCGATACGCTAAGAACACGGAATGTAGCCAGCACGCCATCAGTGACTTCCGATTACCCCAACGCTGGTACTACGCGGGACCGGACCCCATGTTAACGTCACCTCCTGACCAGTTGTGCGCCTGTGGCACCAGTCTGCCTATTTGGATGAACGGTAAGGATATTTGCACTACTTGGTACGCTTGTTCTCAGTTAATTTCAGTAACCCTACTTCTGGGTCTACGCCGGGCAAGATCCCACATTCgctaacatatttaaaatcagaCTCATCAAATGTGAATTGTATAGATCTAAAAGCCATTCCTATCTCCTTGTTGACACAAGAAGGATAGATACTAGTTTAGCAAGTATATATTAGACACACATTAGATATTATCATCAATTCTAAATTGTACTTATTTCATAAgagaaaaataaagatttacaGTTTGAGTCAGAATTGAGTCTCAAGTACTTAgcctcaagacgttagtgaatgtGGCCCTTCCTGTGGCTCCTGTATTCCGATTGTGAAGAACTGTATGATCGTTATTTTATGCGTACAGCAATACAACTTTAGATATTATGTAGGCCTGTTAAAACTCTTCTTTTATTTGAATGTGTGTATTTCCAAGTGTCAATGTGTTCGAATAATTACAAAAGTAATATGCGACAGTTGTGTTGTGCAAAAAACACCTTTACCTCGGGCATTAAAAGTAGAAATATGCAGTAGGTCGGAAAAAGTTTTGGGTAGACGGTTAATTTACTTTCTTCGCGGTTTTTTTAACTGCTGTTAGGCAATGAAAGgtcatataaaattaaaatatcaaatgttttcattttacatattaaaaacagAAGCGCTTAAACAAGAAGTAACGAGCCATTTCCAACAGGTTTGCTGCCGCAGCCCTCAGACGGAATTGTGTCCCGCGAGGCGTGCCAGAAATACGTGGGGTCCTGTGACTTACGTCTCCATGTTGAGGTGAAGAACTGTGGGGATTTCTACGTGTACAAACTTTCGCCTACCCGGGAAGACAACACGGCTTATTGCTTCGGCGTAAACCCACCGGGATATACAGAACCACGTATGAagttaaattgattattttcatttttattgattaatataattttacctTGCATAACTTTGAGGAAAAGGGcacacatttaatatttgtaggTCATGGCTTTGTTCTTATTGGCATTGTGCAACAACTTTTAATCATACAcgcttactcccaaacaagatgttccaaaattaacacaattgttttaatttgccgaaaaggatgaatacacatagaacaatggttcttataaagattacagtgtttaatttgaaagaaaggtgcagaaaatacggtatttctaccttgtgaGATAAACATTGATcgctgtaaatcttttaggacccaccagacatttaatatttgtgcgtttttatctatttaatacacgattacaatatTGTACTCagttatcaatattttccataaatgcattaatcaGTAAGTAGCTAGTGTTttgtcactcaaaatttatgtttgttatacatatgtaggtactgattttaaatactagtgtcactttaagtttgCCATATATTAATTTGACAACTGTTAACGCTAATAACATACAACTTGTTTCATATGTTCACTCTGGCAATACGTACATCAATAGAACGTTCCACAACACTAAGGCATGTCGTGAGTAACGCCCATTAACCAAAAGAGAGAAACGGATGAGCGTTAGGTTCCACACTTTGGGTTCTCATGTTTGTATGCGTCTGTTATTCCATTTATTCGTAAATTGTGGTTTCCAATACGAAAATTGAATCGTGTAGTTATTGTAACGTTTGCAAATGGTAAATTTGTATCATGTTCAAACAGCAACAACTATCACAACGCCTATTTCGGACGACCCCTGTATATCTATCAATCGCCAAATCATCACCAACCTCGGTCTGCGGTACGCACAGAACACGGAATGTAGCCAGCACGCCATCAGTGACTTCCGATTACCCCAACGCTGGTATTACGCGGGTCTGGACCCCATTTTGACGTCACCGCCTGACCAGTTGTGCGCCTGTGGCACCAGTCTGCCTATTTGGATGAACGGTAAGGATATGTGCATTACCTGGTACACTTGTAATCAGTGGATTCTAGTTGCCCCACCGCTGGGACTACGCGTCGCAAAATCCTAAATTCGCTAACGTATAAGgagacatataacatataaactCGCTTCGTTGATTGGTCAACTGCTGTTAAGCCAATCAAATGTAACATCAATTTTAAGATTCCGAACGTGTGCACTATTTAGTTCATAAACAAAGACGCTTTACCATAAAGTAACGTTATTTTTCCACAGGTTCGCTGCCACAACCCTCAGATGGAATTGTGTCCCGCGAGGCCTGTCAGAAATACGCGGGGTCATGTGACCTACGACTCCATATCGAGGTGAAGAACTGTGGGGATTTCTACGTGTACAAACTTCCGCCTACTAAAGAAGACAACACCGCTTATTGCTTCGGCGTAAACCCACCAGGAACAATTGGTATGTACTTACATTAAAAGGTTTACTATTCATGTATCTaaagaacaaacaaatacataaatatgttcttttatTTCTATCAAAATGAACTTTGGAGTATATTGGTATATACTAATTAATTCTAACTAGATCGTGACGAAAGATGACCTTATAGAATCCCACTCGGGTCCGTTTTCTTAGGCAGAAACCAGTAGTGTCCATTTTGACAGGCCATGAGAAAGATCCCATGGTGCGGATCgaacccataacctcttgggtgagGGGCAGGTACCtttaccactacaccactctcaACCAAAACGGACCGGTTTGTTACTTGTCATTTTGTGCCTATATTTCAGATTGCGGAAACCCAAATTTAGTACCACGaattgaaaacacaaatacaatcGAGTTCGGAGCCACTAATCTTTTAGCCACTGTTACGGTCACTTGCAAAGAAGGATACCGATTTCTGCACGACGGACGTAAATTTGGTGCCTTTAGAATGGTTTGCTATCCAGACGGAAAGTGGCACGGCGGAGGGGCATGTACCTTTTTGGATACAGGTAAAATAACTAATTGACCCAGGATAAGTTGTACGCCATGATGGTATTTCAGtcccattatatatatattttttcttaaactctACAAGGAGTACATTCTATATCCACCGAGGTCACAAATGTGATGACACACATATTAAAGATGTTTTTGAAGAGTAAAATTTGGTACTTCCTGATGTAGAAGATGTTTATGAAAGATTTTCATACAGATGCtagtaaaatatcaactttatatatatagattGTGTTCGTTTAAAACTGAAATGACCTGATATACATTGTTTCAACAGATTGTCCCCgattttgtaatacatttttactttgcAAGTTAATTTTCAACATAATTGATTGCCACATGTTTGAATTAATTTCAATCCATTTATAaggtcattgtttgttttatatgtaacGCCGTTTCAAGCTTAGTTATATAAGTGAATATAAATACTAAGACTTACGAATATTACGATGAAAAAGTAACGATAAGCAAAACAAAAGAGTATGAGTTTAAAGGATACTTTAATACGACTTTAAAATATTACGAATGAACCCGTGTAAAAAGGATCAAACTTTGGTTTATGTTGATGTCTCCTGTACGTATACTAATGATTACATATAATAAGAAAtcgattgtattttatttattgcacaAAACAACCGCATTGTAACTTATCTCTTTATACCAGCCCAAACAATGTTTGATAGAGTATTATTTGGTAACGAAACGGTCTGGGTACTTCCTTAATAGTTTAAGGCGGATTGTTCTGAAACTTGGCACAGATAACCACCAGGAAGAGGCTAGtttctaatatattttttatacatacgACCAAGTCGTTAATGAGCTATATGCACTTGTATaactatttatttgtatttcatagATGTCTTTCTCTCTTATTTTGGAGCGTACGTATAACATTTTTGCAGCGAAAAAAACTCTCCAGGAATTCCAACCATCGTCCTTGCATTCAAAgctgtttttgtattttgacaCTTTAATTCCTCTTGATTCTTCACGAGGCATTTTGTGATCAAGCGGTTTTGCAGACGCAGGAcgcatatataaatatatttgatcaaCCAGATATTTGAGATAAGAAATCTTGACCCAATTACCTTTCgtttaaacttttcaacaagtGCATACCCTAGTGCCTATTCTGTGTTTGCATTAGGGTGGGGATCTGATCTTCTAAATATTAGTTTGACAATATCTCCAGTTTGACATTGACAAAGATAATGTCATGACAAGTGTTTGTGCAGCATTCCTTTATAAGTTGTGCAATCTACTTCAGATAACGCATTTGATAATCTAAGTATATTAgctattttatttgtttatgtaagCCTTTATAGTAACAatttcaaacctttttttaatcGGATCGATTACCCTTTTCtacatttttcatgaaaagaCCATGTCCTATGTTTGATGTGGCGCCACATCGTGTGAATGCTATTTTACCGTAAATGCTAttgtcatttttgtattttacatttttttatatcaaatagttTGGTTTTATCCAAACATACTTGATTGCAATCTTATTGAAATCCATCCGTTTCCAAATGTAGCTAGTCACATTTAGTTTTCCACTTCAATTGTGATACAATCCCATGAACAAATGGTTAAATATGAGAACAACAAAGAAGAAGTATCTCTTTTATTATTTAGGGGATTTATGTTGATTAATATTCAGAGGTAGCACTCGACTCATTTCTTAAAACACCAAAGCAGTGCAAATCCGATAAAACACAAACCAAATATTAAAGTAAAGGCATATAACATGCACCTGCGTTTAAATATGTGAAATTAAACGTTACGTATTACAAGATTCATTAGCAAGCAAAAACCCAGATTTTCTAAGCTTTTAGGTTAagtgtgtttatataaataagtgtTGCTTCtcctaaatattttttaaaaagcacactTGCATTGGCCATCCTCGGCCATTAAAGACTTAAATTGGGCTCTAAGTCGAATTTCCAACTGTataagttttttatttaaatgtactaaacttaaatatgctgctttatttttgaatttctcaTGTGATTTTTTCTGTGATATAGTTTATCCTACAGTATTACATAATACAAAGTTTATATTGAGTGTGCTTTAACCTGAATAACCATCAATCAATACAATACTTCTTGCACCAAGGTGGCGATATGCATTTGCAAAAAGTCCTTTTAAAATCAAGgcaaatatttatcttttttagatAAATGAGCTTTAGTTTATTCCGCTCAAAAGTACGCATGAAATGTACAATTAATTAATCGTAAACTTGAAAAAGGcttttttctcaatatttatgTGGACGGTGTGCGTTGTTTTGTGTGCCTCGTGTTAATTTTCTCTTTGGATATGTCCTTTGATCCATATACCTTTCAACAAGATCTTAGTAAGTTTTAGTAATTTGCTTAGCTTTTCCATGTAGATTCCCTTGCAGCATTTTATTGCATCATTTTAAACAGTATGTAAATGTTCTACACCCAAACCTGAGTTATTCACGAACGCCTCAGCGCGAATAAAGACGAAAACATTGAAAACCCTCTCCAATATGGTTCAATGTGAAATTGGTACCATGGAATTGGTACGAACAGTTAATACGCAACAATAATACATCGGAaacgatttgtttttaaatataaacgaATAACGTAAATTCGTACAGATGTGGGAAGGTATGGGTTCCACGTGTCAGTATTCGAGGATCCCAACTTCGTCATCTCTGTCGAGAGCTACGATAATGGTTTACCCATCAATACGCCAGTTTACGCAAAAGTGTTCACGCAAGTCAGCGATTGGTCAATTCAAATGCGAGTACAGTTGTGCTATATCCAAACAGTCCAACTCGACGGAGATCAATTACAACGGCATTATCTTATCAAAGACGGGTATGTAGCGTTTTCGAGACGTCTGAAAGGTATTGAATACTTTGTTAAGAAATTCAGCAATACTAAAAAGTAACaccaaattattaaattaacagAACAGCGTTACTACGATGTACCGATAACTTTTTTCCATATCAAaccatttaaagttatttaaattttacgcaataaaaagtaaaactcCAGTCTCTATGTTTCCAATGTGTTAATGCTAAATTTGCAGCTGCTCGACTGACACAAACACACAGATCATTTCTCAATTAGAACATGAGACGAAGTTTTCATTCGAGTTATTCAGTTCAGACAACGCAAGCGGAGGTTCGAGGTTACTCTGTGAAGTCATGTTTTGTGGACATGACTTGAACTCCAACTGTTCTTCGGTATgcaatcattaaataaaaacatgatttgtagATTCTTCGC
Above is a genomic segment from Mya arenaria isolate MELC-2E11 chromosome 2, ASM2691426v1 containing:
- the LOC128205531 gene encoding uncharacterized protein LOC128205531: MNGTLPQPTDGIVYREACQKYAGSCDLRLNIEVKNCGDFYVYKLPPTREDNTAYCFGVYPPGYTEPPTTITTRPTDDPCLPANHRNITNLGMRYAHNTECSKHAISDFRLHQTWYYTGHDPILTSPPDQLCACGTSLPIWMNGTLPQPSDGVVSREACQKYARSCDLRLHIEVKNCGDFYVYKLPPTREDNTAYCFGVYPPGYTEPPTTITTPPTDDPCLPANHRNITNLGMRYAHNTECSKHAISDFRLHETWYYTGHDPILTSPPDQLCACGTSLPIWMNGTLPQPSDGIVSREACQKYAGSCDLRLHIEVKNCGDFYVYKLPPTREDNTAYCFGVYPPGYTEPPTTITTPFSDDPCISINHRNITNLGLRYAKNTECSQHAISDFRLPQRWYYAGPDPMLTSPPDQLCACGTSLPIWMNGLLPQPSDGIVSREACQKYVGSCDLRLHVEVKNCGDFYVYKLSPTREDNTAYCFGVNPPGYTEPPTTITTPISDDPCISINRQIITNLGLRYAQNTECSQHAISDFRLPQRWYYAGLDPILTSPPDQLCACGTSLPIWMNGSLPQPSDGIVSREACQKYAGSCDLRLHIEVKNCGDFYVYKLPPTKEDNTAYCFGVNPPGTIDCGNPNLVPRIENTNTIEFGATNLLATVTVTCKEGYRFLHDGRKFGAFRMVCYPDGKWHGGGACTFLDTDVGRYGFHVSVFEDPNFVISVESYDNGLPINTPVYAKVFTQVSDWSIQMRVQLCYIQTVQLDGDQLQRHYLIKDGCSTDTNTQIISQLEHETKFSFELFSSDNASGGSRLLCEVMFCGHDLNSNCSSVCNH